GGATGCAGAACAATCCTAAAGGTAACATGTAGCATTTTGTATCTAGattttttttaacgatttttgAAAAGATTGTTGAAAACAATGTCGATGTATGGGAGAGGGAGTGCCGATACCACAGactataggcctattatgtGATGTTGGGTACGGTATAGCGTATGTTAGATGTCaatattttttatgaaaagcTTTGTTTTCGGTTGTGTTTGGTTGCCAGaatgtgtggaaaaaaaaaaaatatgaccgGCGCTGGGGAGGCGAGGCATTGAAACTAAGTCTTCCCCGTATGCAGGAGGCATCCGTCCTGTCGCAGTGTTCGAATAAGGGCGACCTAGTACCTGCGCAACCTGCTGTGCCCCATGCTATTGTGCAGTGCTTTTGCTGGAGATACCATTGAGAGATACAGTACACCATCCAGCTGTGTGTAATAGCTAAATGTGCTAACGGCCGGCAGCCTAGCCGTCATACAGTGCACGGAAATACAGCGACGACGTCAGCTTAATTCTCATTAGCTTTAAGGGCGCTGACCACCAGACCAAGAAAACAATTACTTCGAGTGATTTCGAACACAAGGGAGCATGGAACCTCGGTTGCTGACTTTTGCAGATACTGGGCAATACGAACCCGATGAAGAGGTAGACTATGAATGATTCAGTTCTAAACCTCGAAGGCGATCTTCTGCGTAGTCCCACGTATAGCTTTATGTGTTTTGTCAAATAATGCGCACATTATTAtttgtatggtagccctactacatatcgaccacccttattgaaaccgaccgcgtataattcgcgcactgaacacttagtacgcacttctctgcgcgcaaagcacataaaaatggattggctttgaatgtagatgaggatggtgtgggaaaacgcgataattcactgttcattaatgattttaatcgaggacaaaatttcgaatgaatattttcaccgaatcgtaatgacagcacaatgtaatgactaatgtctatggaagtttctaaaaggcttctaaaaagcttcgtacaacacggtgttcaatacaactcggtttgcgtgcattgtcaatgcaaaaacagcggtcgatcctaataacgcgaggccacgcaagttcgtcggcgatatttttgcactgaaacttcgaatcgaaaagggaacaacggcatttgatagagctggattttctcaatcacgtaggtcaagtttttacgtgaattgcagtgttaaatattcttatcaagcaaataaacattaggcggtcgattagtagtaggtccaaccatataTGAATGCCAATGCCATGGCATGGCATGGCTAGACCCTATCTACATGGCTATGCCATAATCTAAGCTAGTTTATATAGACCGTGCAGCATCTTGCTTGGTCTTACTCTTGGTGCTGTTCATTCAGTTGGCAAAAGCCCTGATTTATGTAGCTCTTATTTAGAAAGAACAAGAAAGACACGCTCATGATTGTGCTGTCTATCAACAAGTGTTACTCATACTGTCATAGATCTAGGTCCTACACTTAATATCAGAAAGGAAAAAGTGCAATAGCCTATAAACCATGATGCAGCTAGTAGTATCCCTATTGACCCTATTGTATGTGAAGAGCGGAAAGTGTtgtacaaactttgcttccacTGCTACTCTTAAACTGTAGGAGCAGGAACTGGCAGAGGAACTCTGGACTGAGCTGATTGATGAAATGACACTAGGACTATGCTTCGACGTTCATCGTTCAGTGAAGCTCGGGCTAATGATCATGGATGACATGACTGAAGAGGCACAGCAGGTACAGTATTATAATGTCTGTCTTCTCTGGAGCTCTTGTAAATCTGAACATTTATCTAGTTATATTATCCAAATGAATGCaggttttgtttcatatatttgcACTGCATTCATTAATTTCTCCTCATTTATTCAGAAGCTTCTTCAGTCTGTTAATTTCCTTGAACTTCTTATACTACGTCAccagatttgtttgtttgttgctgcaTTAAAGAGAGTTCTCCCTGAACTCTTCCAAACCCTGTctcctatcccccccccccccccccctttgcccTCCTATCATCTCCCTACatgattactttttttctttttctttcaggaGTATGAGATTGTGGATCAACCTGGACTTGATGTCTTTGGACAGCCCCTGATCAAGAAGCATCTAGAGTGTGTCTGTCCAAACTGTCACCGGAATCTGGCAGCCAGCAGATTCGCCCCACACCTTGAGAAGTGTATGGGAATGGGAAGAAACAGCAGCAGACTGGCAAGCAAACGGTAAAAGCAACATGTATATAACAAGGAGCTCCCATGTTACAGGACAAAGTGTGGAATAACCCTTTATATCTCTGTTTTCTTGTTCAGAACTTGCCAGGCTATATTACAGGCATTCAGTTTGATCAACCCTCCCCTATCTTGGCCACagtgtcataaagtacaaatcCAAATAGGTGTATTTAAACAATGCAATAGTCCCACTCAAAGACTATTGTGATGTACTGATATGGTAGGATTAAGTTTAGAACTCAATAGGTTGCTTAAATGTGATTGATCCCTGTTCAGTTTCATTCAGGATATTTCTACAGATGGGTGAGGAGAGTGCACTGAGGCAAATGGCCCTGTTGCTGATCAACGAGATAGCATGCCAATAACTGTGCTACTTCGTGAACATGGCAGTGTAAGGAATAAGAATTATCAGAAAACTAGCAGAGGCAATGTCGTCTGAGGTTATACAGATTATTGGGAAGCATCTCTTGCAATCTCATTTGACATGGAagaatgaatatttatagtgaCCTTAACAGAAGGTCAGattttttcatgatttattaTCTCATTCCACTGGTTGAACTTTGCAGGATAGCAATAGCAAACACAGCAAAGCTTGACAGTGATGAGGACGATGACAGAGATGTTGACTGGCCCTACACGGTCAAAGGTAAGTTGGCCAGATTAAGGTCAGTGCAGTCTGCCTGACCATCGGCTTGGTGTGTGCCAGAAGGTAATGTTTATTGGTTCTGTAGTTAGCACTCAAAATGGATGTTAGCTACTAGAGCATTCATCTTCAaacagatttttattttgtttttaatgaaaacaatgaaatcaaGCCAGGTAAGTCATGTTTGAAAGAAGTGGAATATCATAACAAAACTTAATGCaaaggaagcaaaaaaaaaaaaaaaaagaatacatggaTGATATATGCTCATCTTGAGATTGAATATGCATTCTAAAAAAGTGTATACATTGAAACTTTAGCATCATTACATGAACCATGGTGCCTGTCTCACAATCTACATTTTGTGAACACAggtattttttattcattttcatccaaaagatATAGCTTCTCAGAGATATAagccagcttttttttttttttttttgcttttctcaTGTAAGGAAATAACATACTGTCAACACTCATTTTGGTAGCAAATCTCAACATAAATAATTTCAGCTTGATGTGACAAGAAAGGTAAGAAAAACTGTTTTCCAccaaaaattatgatttttttttttcaggcctCAGAATACTGCAGTGCTGTTTTCAAAGTTGACATCCCTGCCTTAAAATCTTCACTAGGCTCATAGGTTTGACAGGTTCCTACAAGAAATATTAAACACCCATGTTACCATGATAGGTAGGCTTAATTAACTTGCAACTATTTGCGTGTTAACTATACTTTTAGTGATATGAACATTGATGTGGAGATGTGAAATCTGGCACTGTTTGTCTTATGTTTTTGGTTTATGTGTCTCAGGTTCAAAACGTACAAGAAAGGAGAAACTGGGAAACAACTCGCCAAGGAGAAGCAAGTCCAAGTTGAAGGGCGGTAAGATATACCATCTGTGTGTGCAGTTTGTCTAACAACAGATATCGACTACTCAGTTATCACTGCTATCATATTTTCTCATACCTGTGcaaaagataatgattattgatAGCATTATTTTCTCTCACTATCGTCAAAGTCAAAGGAAGTCCATTCCTTGAGGTGTGaggtttcttcaatttgtctccctctacaaatgagaGAAAACTCGCgcctcaaccttcacccctgTGCTCAATTTCTTACTTTCATATTAAAGTTAGTCCTTGTGGTTGAAAATTACATGTACCTTATCCATAAGAAACCACATCTTTAATAGTCTGTGCTAAGTACAGCAAGGTTTAGAGTTCTATGTGAGCAAcatcaaatacaaaaaaaaacaaaaaaaaaacagtaaatgatattttgtgtaGCCTGGATAATGGCAAGTTTAGATTGGTGTTATCGTGACACTATTTTGTGTGACTGCCAgaatattcatacatatatCTACTAGTTTTATTTACTAATCTTATTTCAGTTTTCTCATATGGGTGCATTTTCTTTCCATCTAGATACAGCATATGTAGAGAGTACAACAAATGTAGAGAGAATAAATATTGAAAGCACTTTGTTAACTATTCACCACTTTAATGTTGGGTGGAATTATATAAGAATGAGTTAAGTGTTATGGCCCTTCCGCGtaaaatgcacaatatacatcatatgaaaacaagatgatatgtatttgtgtgtagtCAAATCCTGCAATAATGAGCTACGGTTAGTTACGCACCCGTTACTCTCGATGTTGCGATCAACTTACAGAGTGAAGCACTGATGATAAACTTAGTTAACTGTCATATTGGAGTGAGTAGTCATAATGTCGCTAACAATTTAACTCCATTTAGATATGGCTGAATTGGCTGTGGGTAGTGTCAACTCAGAAAGCAGTGTTGCAGTATTTAAGGTGAGTGAAACCTATACACATTGTTTCCGTTCAATTTTGGGCCAAAAGGAGGAAAGGAAACTGAAAACATTTTATCTTTGTTCAATTTTGTCATATGAGAACAAGAGAATAGATGGTGCAGCTGccaatattttattttgttatcattattattat
The DNA window shown above is from Diadema setosum chromosome 14, eeDiaSeto1, whole genome shotgun sequence and carries:
- the LOC140237617 gene encoding ataxin-7-like protein 3, translating into MEPRLLTFADTGQYEPDEEEQELAEELWTELIDEMTLGLCFDVHRSVKLGLMIMDDMTEEAQQEYEIVDQPGLDVFGQPLIKKHLECVCPNCHRNLAASRFAPHLEKCMGMGRNSSRLASKRIAIANTAKLDSDEDDDRDVDWPYTVKGSKRTRKEKLGNNSPRRSKSKLKGDMAELAVGSVNSESSVAVFKAMSLEDRKRVLMSTCGVISEHTKKMCTKTLRCPQHTDEQRQNVRRFLLGLETEERLRHKGDGTGVLETDEIDIDTYEDGDGQALRERLNRLQQWDAISNPSPAESTSTTNSNDGQASKKRKKPTKLTHRKKSKQRPPSSQSQASSGSVPAASAATLQYDVVD